Proteins found in one Maridesulfovibrio sp. genomic segment:
- the nifH gene encoding nitrogenase iron protein — MRKVAIYGKGGIGKSTTTQNTVAGLATMGRKVMVVGCDPKADSTRLLLGGLAQKSVLDTLREEGEDVELEDIRKPGFGDSWCVESGGPEPGVGCAGRGIITSINMLENLGAYEESEGLDYAFYDVLGDVVCGGFAMPIRDGKAEEIYIVCSGEMMAMYAANNICKGIMKYAESGGVRLGGLICNSRNVDNEKEMIEELAKKIGTQMIYFVPRDNDVQRAEINRKTVIEWDDTVPQASAYMGLAKAIDENEMFVVPKPLEIEELEQLLLDFGLMEV; from the coding sequence ATGAGAAAAGTAGCAATCTACGGAAAAGGCGGAATCGGTAAGTCCACAACAACACAGAATACTGTAGCCGGACTGGCAACAATGGGCCGTAAGGTAATGGTTGTTGGGTGTGACCCCAAAGCTGACTCCACCCGCCTTCTTCTTGGTGGACTGGCTCAGAAATCAGTTCTCGATACTCTTCGTGAAGAAGGCGAAGACGTTGAACTCGAGGATATCCGTAAACCAGGTTTCGGCGATTCATGGTGCGTTGAGTCCGGTGGTCCTGAACCGGGTGTCGGTTGTGCAGGCCGCGGTATCATCACTTCTATCAACATGCTTGAAAACCTCGGCGCATACGAAGAGTCCGAAGGACTGGACTACGCTTTCTACGACGTACTCGGTGACGTTGTATGCGGTGGCTTCGCAATGCCTATCCGTGACGGTAAAGCTGAAGAAATTTACATCGTCTGTTCCGGCGAAATGATGGCAATGTACGCAGCCAACAACATCTGCAAAGGTATCATGAAATACGCAGAATCCGGCGGAGTTCGTCTCGGCGGCCTGATCTGTAACTCCCGTAACGTTGATAACGAAAAAGAAATGATCGAAGAGCTGGCCAAAAAAATCGGCACCCAGATGATCTACTTCGTACCCCGCGACAACGACGTACAGCGCGCAGAAATCAACCGTAAAACCGTTATCGAATGGGACGACACTGTTCCGCAGGCTTCAGCATACATGGGACTCGCAAAAGCTATCGATGAAAACGAAATGTTCGTTGTCCCCAAACCCCTTGAAATTGAAGAACTCGAACAGCTGCTCCTCGATTTCGGCCTGATGGAAGTCTAG
- a CDS encoding P-II family nitrogen regulator, producing MMIMVRAIVRPEKADDVLAALMDNGYPAVTKYSVAGRGKQRGIKIGEVTYDEIPKTMLMSVVKAEDKDFVINTIMDAARSGAKGAFGDGKIFVTDVEDVYTISSGINEAAPAEEA from the coding sequence ATGATGATCATGGTGAGAGCAATCGTAAGACCGGAAAAAGCGGATGATGTACTGGCCGCACTTATGGATAACGGCTACCCCGCTGTAACTAAATATTCTGTAGCAGGTCGCGGTAAACAGCGCGGCATCAAAATCGGCGAAGTAACCTACGACGAAATCCCCAAAACCATGCTCATGAGCGTGGTCAAGGCTGAAGATAAAGACTTTGTAATCAACACCATCATGGATGCAGCCCGTTCCGGCGCAAAAGGCGCTTTCGGTGACGGTAAGATATTCGTAACCGACGTAGAAGATGTCTACACCATCAGCTCCGGCATCAATGAAGCGGCCCCGGCAGAGGAGGCTTAG
- a CDS encoding efflux RND transporter periplasmic adaptor subunit — MTKKCIFVAMLGAAIMFLVLWMSGSFKSGVIEPGRIVSIRNGETPTRTALAEVVSVPVIYEAVGTVRPETEASIEAQVTGKVRKVLVRSGQKVSRGDTLIVLDHRQLQARLESAQQGLKSAQAAERQAREGINAAKAESNTATATWKRMKKLFEGKVATQDELDRVEAAYLKAKAALAQAEDGLDAATARVRQARKGVEESRIGLGYTTIKAPADGEVARRMVEPGDLAFPGKTLMLIQTGGTLRLEALVREGLIGQVRIGQKLDVDIEALGDLSEAIVEEVVPSADPLTRTFLVKAGLKPLPGLYPGMFGRLLIPVGQKDVVLVPAKAVSRVGQLETVLVQSGESWEPFYVRSGAKHGNKLEILSGLNGNETVGYDLSVAGGQQ, encoded by the coding sequence ATGACTAAAAAATGTATTTTTGTTGCCATGTTGGGCGCTGCTATAATGTTCCTTGTTCTCTGGATGAGCGGGTCATTCAAGTCGGGTGTTATTGAGCCGGGCAGGATTGTATCCATCCGTAACGGAGAAACTCCCACCCGTACCGCATTAGCTGAAGTTGTCTCAGTTCCGGTAATTTATGAAGCTGTGGGAACTGTGCGCCCTGAAACAGAAGCTTCTATTGAGGCACAGGTGACTGGGAAAGTACGCAAAGTTCTGGTCCGGTCCGGTCAGAAAGTCAGCAGAGGGGATACGCTTATCGTACTGGATCACCGTCAGCTTCAGGCCAGACTCGAAAGTGCCCAGCAGGGGCTTAAATCCGCGCAGGCAGCCGAACGTCAGGCCCGGGAAGGCATCAATGCCGCCAAAGCTGAATCTAATACAGCCACAGCCACGTGGAAACGGATGAAAAAACTTTTTGAAGGCAAGGTCGCCACACAGGATGAACTTGACCGGGTGGAGGCAGCCTACCTGAAGGCAAAAGCCGCTCTGGCACAGGCTGAAGATGGGCTGGACGCGGCGACAGCAAGAGTCCGTCAGGCCCGTAAAGGTGTTGAAGAATCCCGTATCGGATTAGGCTATACAACAATCAAAGCCCCGGCTGACGGAGAAGTCGCCAGGCGCATGGTTGAACCCGGTGATCTGGCCTTTCCGGGTAAGACGCTTATGTTGATCCAGACCGGCGGAACTTTACGGCTGGAAGCCCTTGTGCGTGAAGGTCTCATCGGGCAGGTGCGTATAGGGCAAAAACTGGATGTTGATATTGAGGCTCTGGGTGATCTTTCCGAGGCGATAGTGGAAGAGGTTGTTCCCTCCGCTGATCCATTGACCCGTACATTTCTGGTTAAAGCCGGACTTAAACCCCTGCCGGGACTTTATCCCGGTATGTTCGGGAGGTTACTGATTCCCGTAGGCCAAAAGGATGTGGTCCTCGTACCGGCTAAAGCCGTGTCCCGTGTCGGACAGCTCGAAACCGTGCTGGTGCAAAGCGGCGAATCATGGGAACCCTTTTATGTGCGCAGCGGTGCGAAACACGGCAACAAGCTGGAGATTCTTTCAGGTCTTAACGGTAATGAAACAGTCGGCTATGATTTGTCCGTGGCTGGAGGGCAGCAGTAA
- a CDS encoding P-II family nitrogen regulator: MKEVIAVVRMDMMNRTKTALTEAGIDAFFAHEAQGRGKGFINPAVIEGIESGYEEAAAVLGEKGKLYPKRILTAVVPEESVDAIVEKIIEVNKSGKPGDGKIFVCPIGDAVRVRTGETGAKSIA, translated from the coding sequence ATGAAGGAAGTCATCGCAGTTGTGCGGATGGACATGATGAACCGCACCAAAACAGCTCTCACCGAAGCAGGCATAGACGCTTTCTTCGCACATGAAGCTCAGGGACGCGGGAAAGGCTTTATAAACCCGGCAGTTATTGAAGGAATTGAATCCGGATATGAAGAAGCTGCCGCTGTCCTTGGCGAAAAAGGTAAACTCTATCCCAAACGAATCCTCACCGCAGTTGTTCCTGAAGAATCAGTGGATGCAATTGTTGAAAAGATTATCGAAGTCAACAAATCCGGTAAACCCGGCGACGGCAAGATCTTCGTCTGCCCCATAGGCGACGCAGTAAGGGTCAGAACTGGCGAAACAGGCGCAAAATCCATCGCCTAA
- a CDS encoding pyruvate carboxyltransferase produces the protein MLIDTTLREGAQLFGAYFNLETRKRIASSLMNMGVDEIELGWVGQEGLALFASHALALGGKSELSVWSPCREKDIETAATLGLKRINIGVPVSDLHIEKRLDSDRQAILRKLASAVRTARSCGFEYVSVGLEDISRADGDFALSMALHAEICGASRVRLADSLGQLTPLAMEKLVTKFRSKLNIDIAVHCHDDFGMATANSFTALEAGADYADCSVLGIGERAGISATEELVARLTLREGNSRYSTTVLKETCMLVSVASKVAIPRTKAVVGTDIFACESGLHTHALSKSPELFEPYDPESVGTARKMAVGGKSGRAAVRNALTEYGIDCGTDSLSTLTEAVRQLSLRLERPLTRSEFIKLNDEEVYS, from the coding sequence ATGTTGATCGATACCACCCTGCGTGAAGGCGCACAGTTGTTCGGGGCCTACTTTAATCTGGAAACCCGTAAGCGCATCGCATCCTCTCTTATGAATATGGGAGTGGATGAGATCGAGCTGGGCTGGGTCGGACAAGAAGGTCTCGCTCTGTTTGCATCACATGCGCTTGCCCTTGGCGGCAAATCTGAATTAAGTGTCTGGTCTCCCTGCCGGGAGAAGGATATTGAGACAGCCGCTACGCTGGGGCTGAAACGCATTAATATCGGAGTCCCTGTTTCGGATCTGCATATTGAAAAAAGGCTGGATTCGGACAGGCAGGCAATTCTGCGTAAGCTTGCCTCCGCAGTAAGAACCGCTAGAAGTTGCGGTTTTGAGTATGTTTCCGTGGGACTTGAAGATATCTCCCGCGCTGATGGTGATTTTGCACTGTCCATGGCCCTGCATGCCGAAATATGCGGAGCTTCAAGGGTTCGCCTTGCGGATTCTCTCGGGCAACTGACTCCGCTTGCCATGGAAAAGCTGGTCACAAAATTCAGGTCTAAGCTGAATATTGATATAGCAGTTCACTGCCATGACGATTTCGGTATGGCTACGGCTAATTCCTTTACCGCTCTTGAAGCCGGAGCCGATTATGCGGACTGTTCCGTTCTCGGCATTGGTGAGCGTGCAGGGATCTCCGCCACTGAAGAACTGGTGGCCCGGCTGACCCTGCGTGAAGGTAATTCCCGTTATTCCACTACAGTGCTGAAAGAAACCTGTATGCTGGTCAGCGTCGCATCCAAGGTTGCAATTCCACGAACAAAAGCAGTTGTAGGCACTGATATTTTTGCCTGTGAATCCGGGCTGCATACCCACGCTCTCAGCAAATCGCCGGAACTTTTTGAACCTTATGATCCTGAATCAGTCGGCACGGCCCGTAAAATGGCTGTGGGTGGTAAAAGCGGCAGGGCGGCAGTGCGTAATGCCCTGACTGAATACGGTATTGATTGCGGCACAGACAGCCTGTCCACTCTGACGGAGGCCGTCCGCCAGCTTTCCCTGCGTCTTGAGCGTCCCCTGACCCGCAGCGAATTTATCAAGCTCAACGACGAAGAGGTTTATTCATGA
- a CDS encoding ATP-binding protein, whose translation MGTQRNANRHGRYRLIFEFSPHAMIRFDNTGTIIDCNHKFVELMGADKEKLIGFNSIEQSTPKMSAAIKKAVQGETSEYEDEYTSVTGNKTSYIRAVFNPVEQGVNPTEVIASLEDITERKRIEKELSKTESHIKTLAENSKDLIYRFSVQDEIFEYMSPACLTITGYPPGTFYNNSQFFFDLVHPEFENFMQQLWMDMSMGKMSPLVEYKIIDRYGKSKWLQQSNIPSYDQEGNPTTVEGIVRDVTELKEALKKIEQEKAKAEAASNTKSEFLANMSHEIRTPLNGIMGMLQLMDAEKLTPKQDEYIHAAIQASKRLNNVLTDILDLARVEAGKLSLCYKEFNPAEAMKQVFKLFEVTSRHSGVKLELKIAPNIPQTIIGDPARLQQILTNLVGNSLKFTHQGYIRIEAVLLPYSLPGHCHILFSVEDTGEGIPEEKMHVLFQSFTQIKDSYTRQYQGAGLGLSICKRLTELMKGTIAIESTSGEGTTFYVSIPFTLPINETVLPKKIHSEPVIISSFNEYRILVAEDEKVNRLYTKRFLEQLGFAVDTVKNGREALDKLLYKDFKMILMDVQMPEMNGIEATKAIRMGEAGAHNKRIPIIAITAYAMQGDRDQFIKDGMDDYIAKPIQEDELRKVIMKRLKND comes from the coding sequence ATGGGAACCCAAAGAAATGCCAATAGACACGGTCGCTACCGTTTGATTTTTGAATTCTCCCCTCATGCAATGATACGTTTCGATAACACCGGAACAATTATCGACTGTAACCACAAATTCGTTGAATTGATGGGCGCGGATAAGGAAAAACTGATCGGTTTTAACTCCATAGAACAAAGTACCCCTAAAATGAGCGCGGCCATAAAAAAAGCCGTACAGGGGGAGACTTCCGAGTACGAAGATGAATATACCTCTGTAACCGGCAATAAAACCAGCTACATCCGCGCAGTATTCAATCCGGTGGAACAAGGAGTCAATCCTACGGAAGTAATCGCCAGTCTGGAAGATATTACCGAACGCAAAAGGATTGAAAAGGAACTGTCCAAGACCGAATCCCATATCAAGACTTTGGCTGAGAACTCCAAAGATCTGATCTATCGTTTTTCAGTACAGGACGAGATATTTGAATATATGAGTCCGGCTTGTTTGACTATAACCGGCTACCCTCCCGGAACATTTTATAATAATTCGCAGTTCTTTTTTGATCTGGTCCATCCGGAATTTGAAAATTTCATGCAGCAGCTGTGGATGGACATGTCCATGGGAAAAATGTCTCCTCTGGTGGAATACAAAATAATCGACCGCTACGGAAAATCAAAATGGCTGCAACAAAGCAACATTCCGTCTTATGATCAGGAAGGTAATCCCACTACGGTTGAAGGAATCGTTCGCGATGTAACAGAATTAAAGGAAGCGCTGAAAAAGATTGAGCAGGAAAAAGCCAAAGCTGAAGCCGCCAGCAACACCAAATCTGAATTTCTGGCCAACATGAGTCATGAAATCCGCACCCCCCTGAATGGAATCATGGGCATGCTGCAACTCATGGACGCGGAAAAGCTGACCCCTAAGCAGGATGAATACATACATGCCGCGATACAGGCATCCAAAAGACTGAACAACGTCCTTACCGATATTCTTGATCTGGCCAGAGTTGAAGCCGGCAAGCTGTCCCTGTGCTATAAAGAATTCAATCCAGCTGAGGCAATGAAGCAGGTTTTTAAGCTTTTTGAAGTCACATCACGCCATTCCGGGGTGAAGCTGGAACTGAAGATCGCTCCGAACATACCGCAGACAATTATAGGGGACCCGGCACGTCTGCAACAGATCCTGACCAATCTTGTCGGCAATTCCCTGAAATTCACCCATCAGGGATATATACGTATTGAAGCGGTTTTACTGCCTTATTCTTTACCCGGACACTGTCATATACTCTTCTCAGTGGAAGATACAGGTGAGGGTATTCCCGAAGAAAAGATGCATGTGCTTTTTCAATCTTTCACTCAAATTAAGGACAGCTACACCCGACAATATCAGGGAGCCGGACTGGGCCTTTCCATTTGTAAAAGGCTTACAGAACTGATGAAAGGGACTATAGCCATTGAAAGCACCTCTGGGGAAGGTACCACCTTCTATGTTTCAATACCCTTTACCCTGCCCATAAATGAAACTGTTTTACCGAAAAAAATTCATTCTGAGCCGGTAATAATATCCTCATTTAATGAGTACCGCATCCTTGTGGCTGAAGATGAAAAAGTAAACAGACTTTACACCAAGCGATTTCTGGAACAACTGGGGTTCGCTGTGGATACGGTAAAAAACGGACGTGAGGCACTGGACAAGCTCTTATACAAAGATTTCAAAATGATACTCATGGATGTTCAGATGCCCGAGATGAACGGCATCGAGGCAACCAAGGCCATCAGGATGGGGGAAGCCGGGGCACACAACAAACGAATCCCGATCATTGCCATCACCGCCTATGCCATGCAGGGTGACCGGGACCAGTTTATTAAAGACGGGATGGACGATTACATCGCCAAACCGATTCAAGAAGATGAACTGCGTAAAGTAATAATGAAAAGATTAAAAAATGACTGA